In Brassica rapa cultivar Chiifu-401-42 chromosome A06, CAAS_Brap_v3.01, whole genome shotgun sequence, a single window of DNA contains:
- the LOC103872342 gene encoding serine-threonine kinase receptor-associated protein gives MGVPLVCHGHSRPVVDVSYSPVTPDGFFLISASKDSNPMLRNGETGDWIGTFEGHKGAVWSCSLDKHAMRAASASADFTAKIWNALTGDELHSFEHKHIVRACAFSEDTHLLLTGGMEKILRIFDMNRPDAPPKEVGNSPGSIRTVEWLHSDNTILSSCTDTGDIRLWDIRSDKIVQTLETKFPVTSAEVSQDGRYITTADGSSVKFWDANNFGLLKSYEMPCNVESASLEPKHGNTFIAGGEDMWVHRFDFQTGEEIGCNKGHHGPVHCVRYSPGGESYTSGSEDGTVRIWEVVGSVNHEEKESDQSGNVKLVAEEVVRKAESLRISEKAAEAK, from the exons ATGGGGGTTCCGTTAGTATGCCACGGACATTCTCGTCCCGTCGTCGACGTTTCTTACAGTCCGGTGACTCCAGATGGGTTCTTCCTCATCAGCGCCAGCAAAG ATTCGAACCCAATGTTGAGGAATGGGGAGACAGGTGATTGGATAGGGACTTTTGAAGGACATAAAGGAGCAGTTTGGAGTTGCAGCCTTGATAAACATGCTATGCGTGCTGCCTCTGCTTCTGCTGATTTCACTGC GAAAATATGGAATGCATTGACTGGAGATGAGTTGCACTCCTTTGAACACAAGCACATTGTTCGTGCGTGTGCCTTCTCAGAG GACACTCACCTTTTGCTCACCGGTGGAATGGAGAAGATTCTTCGGATATTCGATATGAATAGACCAGACGCACCTCCAAAAGAAGTTGGAAACTCTCCTGGTTCAATCAGAACCGTAGAATGGCTTCACAGTGATAATACTATCCTGAGCTCTTGCACAGATACCGGTGACATTAG GTTATGGGACATAAGAAGTGACAAGATTGTTCAGACATTAGAAACGAAGTTCCCAGTCACTAGTGCTGAAGTAAGCCAAGATGGGCGATACATAACTACTGCTGATGGATCTAGTGTTAAGTTTTGGGACGCCAATAA TTTTGGATTGCTGAAGAGCTATGAGATGCCTTGCAACGTTGAATCTGCCTCCTTGGAACCGAAACACGGAAACACTTTCATTGCTGGAGGAGAAGACATGTGGGTCCATAGGTTTGATTTCCAAACTGGAGAAGAGATTG GGTGTAACAAGGGCCACCACGGACCAGTGCACTGCGTGAGGTATTCGCCAGGAGGGGAGTCATACACGTCAGGCTCAGAAGATGGGACGGTCAGAATATGGGAGGTTGTGGGTTCAGTGAACCATGAGGAGAAGGAGAGTGATCAGAGCGGTAACGTGAAGCTTGTGGCAGAGGAGGTTGTGCGTAAAGCTGAAAGTCTACGTATCAGTGAGAAAGCTGCAGAAGCTAAATGA